In Polynucleobacter sp. AP-Ainpum-60-G11, one DNA window encodes the following:
- a CDS encoding response regulator transcription factor, whose protein sequence is MTKVGHIYLIDDDESMRTSLSRMLRDVGYIVEDFSSAVTFLEDSMPVAPAVILLDMQMPDMTGLDLQEKLVQLGRKTPIVFVSGQSHPHQIVKSLKRGALDFLFKPFNLEDLLKAVADALEFDRRQLKRISKEVETKKDYATLTPREKEVCFWLVKGLLNKDIAVKLGTTDATIKVHKARVMDKMNVESVQTLVAKYLESDLENFQNN, encoded by the coding sequence ATGACTAAAGTTGGCCACATCTACCTAATTGACGATGATGAATCCATGCGCACCTCTTTAAGTAGGATGCTCAGGGACGTGGGCTATATCGTGGAAGATTTCTCCTCTGCAGTGACGTTTTTAGAGGATTCAATGCCGGTAGCGCCAGCGGTGATCCTGCTCGACATGCAGATGCCAGATATGACTGGGCTAGATTTGCAGGAAAAACTGGTCCAACTGGGTCGTAAAACCCCGATTGTGTTTGTGAGCGGCCAAAGCCACCCCCATCAAATCGTGAAAAGCCTAAAGCGTGGAGCACTTGATTTTCTATTCAAACCTTTCAATTTGGAGGATTTACTAAAAGCGGTTGCCGATGCCTTAGAGTTTGATAGACGTCAGCTCAAACGCATTTCTAAAGAGGTGGAAACCAAGAAAGACTATGCAACCTTGACGCCTAGGGAGAAGGAAGTCTGCTTTTGGCTCGTGAAGGGATTGCTTAATAAGGATATTGCCGTCAAACTAGGGACAACGGATGCCACCATCAAGGTTCATAAGGCTAGAGTGATGGATAAGATGAATGTGGAATCGGTTCAAACATTAGTCGCAAAGTACCTTGAATCTGATCTTGAAAATTTCCAAAATAACTAG
- a CDS encoding helix-turn-helix transcriptional regulator, with translation MNSNSKPPEIVKEAFTEAREKLGLSTKELGVKACLSTRQIEQIESGEMSSFYGAQIKFTAAKKVAKLLNLSDEDAFDYGIQTQETFTSSPDDLPIAEAKVVPAPKLEDEKLVAPVRVELVEEVAQPNELVKEDQVPAKKVEGIESPSLSAAVESKPKSQKNLFLWLSVTAAAVFAVINLRPMFFAEKPEEIILVKEEVIEPAPAVAPVEPAPVTPATPAVAAPVVALPAVAAASTEASAACPAEEGIISYKPDAPRKAADMVYVQVKSKQVICVSDASGKLQNKMVEPGVGASFYGKPPFKVLTGGLAQADVFFQGAKVRLTNPNYKTIVLEAAEVVVPSAGTDSQQR, from the coding sequence GTGAATTCAAACTCTAAGCCACCTGAGATTGTCAAAGAAGCCTTCACAGAGGCTAGGGAAAAGCTAGGCCTCTCTACCAAGGAGCTTGGTGTAAAAGCTTGCCTGTCTACACGTCAGATTGAGCAAATCGAAAGTGGCGAGATGAGCTCCTTCTACGGAGCTCAAATTAAATTTACTGCTGCTAAAAAAGTAGCAAAGCTGCTTAACTTAAGCGATGAGGATGCGTTTGACTATGGCATCCAAACGCAAGAGACATTTACTTCAAGTCCAGATGATCTGCCTATTGCAGAAGCTAAGGTAGTGCCAGCTCCAAAGCTTGAAGATGAGAAGCTGGTCGCACCTGTCAGAGTTGAGCTAGTGGAAGAAGTTGCTCAACCAAATGAATTGGTAAAAGAAGATCAAGTGCCGGCTAAAAAAGTTGAGGGCATAGAGAGCCCATCGCTTAGCGCTGCAGTTGAATCAAAACCTAAATCACAAAAGAACCTGTTTCTTTGGCTCAGCGTAACTGCCGCAGCAGTTTTTGCTGTGATCAATTTGCGCCCAATGTTCTTTGCGGAAAAGCCAGAGGAAATCATCCTTGTAAAAGAAGAGGTTATTGAGCCAGCCCCTGCGGTGGCCCCAGTAGAGCCTGCGCCCGTTACTCCAGCAACTCCAGCGGTCGCCGCACCGGTAGTTGCTTTGCCGGCAGTCGCTGCAGCTAGCACTGAAGCCTCAGCAGCCTGTCCTGCGGAAGAGGGCATTATTAGTTACAAGCCAGATGCGCCTCGTAAGGCTGCGGACATGGTTTATGTGCAAGTTAAATCTAAGCAAGTTATTTGCGTAAGTGATGCTTCTGGAAAGTTGCAGAACAAGATGGTTGAGCCTGGTGTGGGTGCATCCTTTTATGGCAAACCACCATTCAAAGTATTGACAGGTGGCCTTGCTCAGGCGGATGTATTTTTTCAGGGTGCAAAAGTGCGCCTAACAAATCCGAATTACAAAACCATCGTGTTGGAAGCTGCTGAAGTAGTAGTTCCATCCGCAGGGACGGATTCTCAGCAGCGCTAA
- the glnK gene encoding P-II family nitrogen regulator, protein MKLITSIIKPFKLDEVREALAEVGVTGLTVTEVKGFGRQKGHTELYRGAEYVVDFLPKVKVEVVVADDSVDSAIEAITKAARTGKIGDGKIFVSPIEQAIRIRTGETNDSAV, encoded by the coding sequence ATGAAGCTAATCACATCCATTATTAAGCCGTTCAAACTTGACGAAGTTCGTGAAGCCTTAGCTGAAGTAGGCGTTACCGGACTCACTGTTACTGAGGTTAAAGGTTTTGGTCGCCAAAAAGGTCACACCGAGCTCTATCGTGGCGCCGAATACGTTGTCGACTTTTTACCTAAAGTAAAAGTAGAGGTAGTTGTTGCCGATGACAGCGTAGATTCAGCAATCGAAGCAATTACTAAAGCCGCCCGTACAGGCAAGATTGGTGACGGTAAGATTTTTGTTAGCCCAATCGAACAGGCTATTCGTATTCGCACTGGCGAAACTAACGACTCAGCAGTTTAA
- a CDS encoding NAD+ synthase — MSSQKIALAQINPLLGDLPGNAQLISQAAADAYAQGATVVLTPELSLTGYPPEDLLLRPAFIEAADRELSCLVLELQKFPGLTVIVGHPKKTTAGLQNYASVIRDGKVIAGYAKQELPNHEVFDEVRYFTPGHEACVFENAGIKYGLILCEDAWHEGPAKQAHAAGAQVLLVLNASPYHLQKESLRIEVLRKQIALSKMPLVYVNAVGGQDELVFDGGSFALNSAGKVVMTMPQFETALGYVDVNASADLEQGALVAPSSVEAQAYQALVLGVRDYVQKNRFPGVIIGLSGGVDSALVLAIAVDALGADKVRTVMMASRYTADISWIDAREMAQNLGVQYDEIPISEPVDALEHALAEQFKGLKLDATEENIQARVRGTLLMALSNKTGRLVLTTGNKSEMAVGYCTLYGDMAGGFAVIKDIAKTLVYRLCAYRNSIAPIIPERILTRAPSAELRPDQTDQDSLPSYEVLDGIVERYMEQNQSIAQIIAAGFDPESVEKVTRLIKLNEYKRRQAPPGVRVTTRAFGRDWRYPITSQFRA, encoded by the coding sequence GTGAGCTCGCAAAAAATCGCCTTAGCGCAAATCAACCCTCTTTTGGGTGATTTGCCTGGCAACGCGCAGCTCATCTCTCAAGCCGCCGCAGATGCTTATGCACAAGGCGCCACTGTAGTTCTTACGCCAGAGCTCTCGCTCACCGGCTACCCCCCAGAAGATTTACTCTTGCGCCCTGCTTTTATTGAGGCCGCCGATCGTGAGCTCAGTTGTTTAGTGCTGGAGCTCCAGAAATTTCCAGGACTAACTGTCATTGTTGGTCACCCCAAAAAAACCACCGCTGGCCTACAAAACTATGCTTCCGTCATTCGTGATGGAAAAGTTATTGCGGGCTATGCCAAACAAGAATTACCCAATCATGAAGTATTTGATGAGGTGCGTTATTTCACACCAGGTCATGAGGCTTGCGTCTTTGAAAATGCCGGTATCAAATACGGGCTCATTCTGTGTGAAGATGCTTGGCATGAAGGTCCCGCTAAGCAGGCTCATGCTGCCGGCGCCCAAGTACTTCTAGTACTCAATGCATCGCCTTATCACCTTCAAAAAGAATCTTTACGCATTGAGGTGCTACGCAAGCAGATTGCCTTAAGTAAGATGCCTTTGGTCTATGTCAACGCAGTAGGCGGACAAGATGAATTGGTTTTTGATGGCGGATCTTTTGCTTTAAACAGCGCAGGCAAAGTGGTGATGACTATGCCGCAGTTTGAAACTGCTCTGGGCTATGTTGATGTCAATGCATCCGCTGACTTAGAACAAGGAGCCTTAGTTGCTCCATCCAGCGTAGAAGCCCAGGCTTATCAAGCCCTCGTTTTAGGTGTGCGGGACTATGTTCAGAAGAATCGTTTTCCGGGAGTCATTATTGGTCTCTCGGGCGGAGTGGATTCTGCACTGGTGCTGGCGATTGCGGTAGACGCCCTAGGTGCAGACAAAGTTCGCACCGTCATGATGGCTTCACGCTATACCGCCGACATCTCCTGGATAGATGCTAGAGAGATGGCTCAGAACTTGGGCGTCCAATACGATGAGATCCCAATTAGTGAACCAGTGGATGCTTTAGAACATGCCTTAGCTGAGCAATTTAAGGGCCTCAAACTGGATGCCACCGAAGAGAATATTCAGGCGCGAGTCCGCGGCACTCTCTTAATGGCACTCTCCAATAAAACCGGTCGTCTAGTTTTAACAACCGGCAACAAGAGTGAAATGGCTGTGGGTTACTGCACTCTCTATGGAGATATGGCCGGTGGCTTTGCAGTAATTAAGGACATTGCTAAAACCTTGGTCTATCGCTTGTGCGCTTATCGCAACAGCATTGCCCCAATCATTCCGGAGCGGATTTTGACGCGCGCCCCTTCCGCCGAATTACGTCCCGATCAAACCGATCAAGATAGCCTGCCATCCTATGAAGTATTAGATGGCATCGTAGAGCGCTATATGGAGCAAAACCAATCCATCGCCCAAATTATTGCCGCCGGCTTTGATCCAGAAAGTGTAGAAAAAGTTACACGCCTGATTAAGCTAAACGAATATAAGCGTCGCCAAGCGCCTCCGGGCGTTCGTGTGACCACTAGAGCCTTTGGGCGTGACTGGCGCTATCCTATTACCTCCCAATTTAGGGCGTAA
- the ppa gene encoding inorganic diphosphatase encodes MSYDKVSPGKKIPESFNVIIEIPMNADPVKYEVDKETGCLFVDRFMGTAMHYPCNYGYIPKTVAGDGDPVDVLVITPFALVPGSVVSCRAIGMLEMEDEGGQDAKLLAVPEDKILPIYKHLQKPEDVNELLLAQIQHFFEHYKDLEKGKWVKVKGWTGVAGAHKEILDGIEGYAKSQK; translated from the coding sequence ATGAGTTACGACAAGGTCAGCCCAGGGAAGAAAATCCCAGAATCATTCAACGTCATTATTGAGATCCCAATGAATGCGGATCCAGTGAAGTATGAAGTGGACAAAGAAACTGGTTGCCTCTTCGTAGATCGTTTCATGGGTACAGCAATGCACTACCCATGCAACTACGGCTATATCCCTAAGACAGTTGCTGGTGACGGCGATCCTGTTGACGTTCTCGTGATCACTCCATTTGCATTAGTTCCAGGTTCAGTAGTGAGCTGCCGTGCTATCGGCATGTTAGAGATGGAAGACGAAGGCGGCCAAGACGCGAAGTTGTTGGCTGTTCCAGAAGACAAGATTTTGCCAATCTACAAGCATCTGCAAAAACCTGAAGATGTAAACGAATTACTCCTCGCTCAAATCCAACACTTCTTCGAGCACTACAAAGATCTCGAAAAAGGTAAGTGGGTAAAAGTTAAAGGTTGGACTGGTGTTGCTGGTGCCCATAAAGAAATTTTGGATGGCATCGAAGGTTACGCTAAGTCACAGAAGTAA
- a CDS encoding DNA-binding transcriptional regulator: MKKIIRISVDPSDPSSFPKGFVDKKLLDATSERLIKLHQQHDDAEAMLDAAQYAKGVRERIGLSQQEFSKRIEVSLETIRNWEQGKRSPTGAAKALLKILDRAPELALLALSV; this comes from the coding sequence ATGAAGAAAATCATTCGAATTAGCGTGGATCCAAGTGATCCTAGTAGCTTCCCCAAAGGCTTTGTTGATAAGAAATTGCTAGATGCAACATCAGAGCGTTTGATTAAATTGCATCAACAGCACGATGATGCAGAAGCTATGTTGGATGCCGCTCAATATGCAAAAGGTGTACGAGAGAGAATTGGTTTATCTCAGCAGGAATTTTCTAAACGTATTGAGGTTTCTTTGGAGACCATTCGAAATTGGGAGCAAGGCAAGCGAAGCCCCACTGGTGCGGCTAAAGCTTTACTGAAGATTCTAGACAGAGCACCCGAGCTTGCATTACTAGCTCTCAGTGTTTGA